A single region of the Fenollaria sporofastidiosus genome encodes:
- a CDS encoding amidohydrolase yields the protein MMDIISYRRKFHKIPELGFHEVKTTKEIIKILENLNCKLYYGRAIYEHGAMSDMSDIEKGFTGVMAEFGKAPYFLFRADIDGLKIEETKDACHLPNKFGFASTNDNMHACGHDGHIALALALCEHFSETGESVRVLFQPAEEGVGGSIRMADFIMEDVKGFLSFHIGLGEQKGYIGVGTSNFLATTKLDLTFHGKAAHAANSPEEGISALSMAIAFIDMTKDLAIDAHHKKFINIGIINGGGQRNAVMDKITLGMDLRSDSDEAMYEMLEALEKTAKCICEAKGETYEIDIIARANAYKEENTKLVDAAIKKLNESGIKTHRMPSFGASEDVTRYLKVFKKKGLPALHLMLGTNLKGPHHSSEFDFDEEDLDFFYKAISLVYNEMKEEF from the coding sequence ATGATGGATATAATTTCATATAGAAGGAAGTTTCACAAGATACCCGAGCTTGGCTTTCATGAGGTGAAAACGACTAAAGAGATAATAAAGATACTAGAGAATTTAAACTGCAAGCTATATTATGGCAGAGCCATATATGAACATGGCGCTATGAGCGATATGAGTGATATAGAGAAGGGCTTCACTGGTGTGATGGCGGAGTTTGGCAAGGCGCCTTATTTCTTATTTAGAGCAGATATAGATGGACTCAAGATTGAGGAGACAAAAGATGCATGCCATCTTCCAAACAAGTTTGGCTTTGCCTCGACTAATGACAATATGCACGCTTGCGGCCACGATGGACACATAGCCTTGGCACTAGCCTTATGCGAGCACTTTAGCGAAACAGGCGAGTCTGTGCGCGTTTTATTTCAACCGGCTGAGGAAGGTGTTGGAGGCTCAATACGCATGGCAGACTTCATTATGGAGGATGTGAAGGGTTTTCTATCATTTCATATAGGCTTAGGCGAACAGAAGGGTTATATAGGCGTAGGTACCAGCAATTTCTTAGCGACAACAAAGCTTGATCTTACTTTTCATGGCAAGGCAGCACACGCAGCAAACTCTCCTGAAGAAGGTATAAGCGCCTTAAGTATGGCTATTGCCTTCATAGATATGACAAAGGACCTTGCTATAGATGCGCATCACAAAAAGTTCATAAACATTGGTATTATCAATGGTGGTGGTCAGAGAAACGCTGTCATGGATAAAATCACCTTAGGTATGGACCTTAGAAGTGATAGTGATGAGGCGATGTATGAGATGCTTGAAGCCTTGGAGAAGACTGCAAAGTGCATCTGCGAAGCCAAGGGCGAGACTTATGAGATAGATATAATAGCAAGGGCGAATGCTTACAAGGAAGAGAACACAAAACTTGTTGACGCAGCTATTAAAAAGCTTAACGAATCTGGTATTAAGACGCACAGAATGCCTAGTTTTGGAGCGAGCGAAGATGTTACTCGCTACCTAAAAGTTTTTAAGAAGAAGGGACTTCCTGCTTTGCACCTAATGCTTGGAACAAACCTTAAGGGGCCGCATCACAGCTCAGAATTTGACTTTGATGAAGAGGATTTGGACTTTTTCTACAAAGCTATCAGCTTAGTATATAATGAGATGAAAGAAGAGTTTTAG
- the tuf gene encoding elongation factor Tu, whose translation MAKQKFERTKPHVNIGTIGHVDHGKTTLTAAITLVLNKRNGTGEFVDYANIDKAPEERARGITINTSHVEYETAKRHYAHVDCPGHADYVKNMITGAAQMDGAILVVSAADGPMPQTREHILLARQVGVPKIVVFLNKEDQVDDPELIELVEMEVRELLNEYDFDGDNTPIVVGSALKALEDPDGTWGDKIVKLMEEVDEYIPQPERATDQPFLMPVEDIFSITGRGTVATGRVERGTVKVGDTVELVGLTTEIRDVVVTGVEMFHKLLDLAEAGDNVGLLLRGVQRDEIERGQVLAAPKTIKPHTKFKAEVYVLTKEEGGRHTPFFNGYRPQFYFRTTDVTGNITLEDGVEMVMPGDNARFNIELITPIAIEKGLKFAIREGGRTVGAGVVSEIIE comes from the coding sequence ATGGCTAAACAAAAATTTGAAAGAACAAAACCACATGTTAACATTGGTACAATTGGTCACGTTGACCACGGTAAAACAACATTAACAGCAGCTATAACATTAGTATTAAACAAGAGAAACGGTACAGGAGAATTCGTTGATTATGCGAATATCGACAAGGCTCCAGAAGAAAGAGCAAGAGGTATAACAATCAATACTTCTCACGTTGAATATGAAACAGCTAAGAGACACTACGCTCACGTTGACTGCCCAGGCCACGCTGACTATGTAAAGAACATGATCACTGGTGCTGCTCAAATGGACGGTGCTATCCTAGTAGTATCTGCTGCAGACGGTCCAATGCCTCAAACAAGAGAGCACATCCTACTTGCTAGACAAGTTGGCGTTCCAAAGATCGTTGTATTCCTAAACAAGGAAGACCAAGTAGACGACCCAGAACTTATCGAATTAGTTGAAATGGAAGTTAGAGAACTTCTTAACGAATACGACTTCGACGGAGACAACACTCCTATCGTTGTAGGTTCAGCTCTTAAAGCTCTAGAAGATCCAGACGGAACTTGGGGAGATAAGATTGTTAAACTTATGGAAGAAGTTGACGAATACATTCCTCAACCAGAAAGAGCTACAGATCAACCATTCCTAATGCCAGTAGAAGATATCTTCTCAATCACTGGTAGAGGTACAGTTGCTACAGGTAGAGTAGAAAGAGGTACAGTTAAGGTTGGAGATACAGTTGAACTAGTTGGTTTAACTACTGAAATCAGAGACGTAGTTGTAACAGGCGTTGAAATGTTCCACAAACTACTAGACCTTGCTGAAGCTGGAGACAACGTTGGTCTATTACTAAGAGGTGTTCAAAGAGACGAAATCGAAAGAGGTCAAGTACTTGCTGCACCTAAGACAATCAAACCACACACTAAGTTTAAAGCTGAAGTTTACGTTTTAACTAAAGAAGAAGGTGGACGTCATACTCCATTCTTCAATGGTTATAGACCACAATTCTACTTCAGAACTACTGACGTAACAGGTAACATCACTCTAGAAGACGGAGTAGAAATGGTAATGCCTGGTGATAACGCTAGATTTAACATCGAACTTATCACACCTATCGCTATTGAAAAAGGACTTAAGTTCGCTATCAGAGAAGGCGGTAGAACAGTAGGTGCCGGAGTTGTATCTGAAATCATCGAATAA
- the fusA gene encoding elongation factor G: MPREIALKDVRNIGIMAHIDAGKTTTTERILYYTGKIHKIGETHEGAATMDFMVQEQERGITIGSAATTCYWKNHRINIIDTPGHVDFTVEVERSLRVLDGAVALYDAKGGVEPQSETVWRQADKYGVPRLAFVNKMDVVGANFDRTLKMMRERLNAHPIAVQLPIGKEDTFKGIIDLIAMKAELYEDDLGTIIQESDIPDDLLDTAKKYREEMIEEIADFDEEVMELYLGGEEVPNDMIKQVLRRECVANQVTPVLCGSAYKNKGVQFLLDAIVDYLPSPIDIPPVTGTDRDGELVERVSADDAPLAALAFKIVTDPFVGKLAYARIYSGVLKSGSYVFNSTKGKRERIGRIVLMHADKREEIEEAYAGSIVAIVGLKLTGTGDTLCAEDKPIVLENMEFPEPVISVAIEPKTKASQDKMTQALLKLAEEDPTFKTYTDEETGQTIIAGMGELHLEIIVDRLLREFKVEANVGNPQVAYKESIKSSAEGEGKYVKQSGGRGQYGHARIKIEPQPAGKGYEFVNAIVGGAIPKEYIGPVDQGIQEALQSGTIAGYPVLDVKVTLYDGSYHEVDSSEMAFKIAGSMAIKDALKKASPTLLEPMMKVEVTTPEEYMGDVIGDLNSRRGRIEGMELDNGAQHVRAFVPLSEMFGYATSLRSNTQGRANYSMQFDHYDPVPSSILDKVIGNK, translated from the coding sequence GTGCCAAGAGAAATTGCACTAAAAGATGTCAGAAACATCGGTATTATGGCGCATATTGACGCAGGTAAAACAACCACTACAGAGAGAATTCTTTATTATACAGGAAAGATTCACAAGATAGGTGAAACTCATGAAGGCGCTGCTACCATGGACTTCATGGTACAAGAGCAAGAAAGAGGTATCACTATCGGTTCAGCAGCAACAACTTGCTATTGGAAGAATCATAGAATCAATATAATAGATACACCGGGCCACGTTGACTTCACAGTAGAAGTTGAACGTTCCCTAAGAGTTCTAGACGGTGCGGTTGCTTTATATGACGCTAAGGGGGGAGTTGAACCTCAAAGCGAGACTGTATGGCGTCAAGCGGATAAATACGGTGTACCTAGACTTGCATTTGTAAATAAAATGGACGTTGTAGGTGCAAACTTTGACAGAACACTAAAGATGATGAGAGAAAGATTAAACGCTCATCCTATAGCTGTTCAATTGCCAATAGGTAAAGAAGATACATTTAAAGGTATCATAGACTTAATCGCAATGAAGGCTGAATTATATGAAGATGATCTAGGAACTATCATTCAAGAATCAGATATTCCAGATGATTTACTTGATACAGCTAAAAAATATAGAGAAGAAATGATCGAAGAAATCGCTGATTTCGACGAAGAAGTTATGGAACTATACCTTGGCGGTGAAGAAGTTCCTAACGATATGATTAAACAAGTATTAAGAAGAGAATGCGTTGCTAACCAAGTAACACCTGTTCTATGCGGTAGTGCATACAAGAACAAGGGCGTTCAATTCCTTCTTGATGCTATAGTAGACTATCTACCATCACCTATCGATATACCACCAGTTACTGGTACAGATAGAGACGGAGAATTAGTTGAAAGAGTATCAGCAGATGATGCTCCACTAGCAGCACTAGCATTCAAGATTGTTACAGACCCATTCGTAGGTAAGCTTGCTTACGCAAGAATCTACTCTGGAGTTCTAAAGAGCGGTTCTTATGTATTCAACTCTACTAAGGGTAAGAGAGAAAGAATCGGACGTATCGTATTAATGCACGCTGACAAGAGAGAAGAAATAGAAGAAGCTTACGCAGGATCAATCGTTGCTATAGTAGGTTTGAAGCTTACAGGTACAGGTGATACACTATGTGCTGAAGACAAGCCTATAGTTCTAGAAAACATGGAATTCCCAGAACCAGTTATCTCTGTAGCGATAGAACCAAAGACAAAGGCTTCTCAAGACAAGATGACTCAAGCTTTACTAAAGCTTGCTGAAGAAGACCCAACATTTAAGACATATACTGATGAAGAAACAGGTCAAACTATCATCGCAGGTATGGGTGAACTTCACCTTGAAATCATCGTAGACAGACTTTTAAGAGAGTTCAAAGTTGAAGCAAACGTTGGTAATCCACAAGTTGCTTACAAAGAATCTATCAAGTCTTCTGCTGAAGGTGAAGGTAAATATGTTAAGCAATCAGGTGGTCGTGGACAATACGGTCACGCTAGAATCAAAATCGAACCTCAACCAGCAGGTAAGGGTTACGAATTTGTTAACGCTATCGTTGGTGGAGCTATTCCAAAAGAATACATTGGACCAGTTGACCAAGGTATACAAGAAGCCCTACAATCAGGTACAATTGCGGGATATCCAGTACTTGACGTAAAGGTTACTCTATACGATGGTTCATACCACGAAGTCGACTCATCAGAAATGGCATTTAAGATTGCCGGATCTATGGCTATAAAGGATGCACTTAAGAAGGCATCACCTACACTTCTTGAACCTATGATGAAGGTTGAAGTTACAACTCCTGAAGAATACATGGGAGATGTAATCGGAGACTTGAACTCAAGAAGAGGTAGAATTGAAGGTATGGAACTTGATAACGGTGCACAACACGTTAGAGCTTTCGTTCCACTTTCAGAAATGTTTGGATATGCAACAAGCCTTAGAAGTAACACTCAAGGTAGAGCTAACTACTCTATGCAATTCGATCACTACGATCCAGTTCCAAGCAGCATATTAGACAAAGTCATTGGAAATAAATAA
- the rpsG gene encoding 30S ribosomal protein S7, with amino-acid sequence MPRRGHVPKREVMPDARYNDVVVTKLINSIMLDGKKGLAQSIVYGAFDIVAEKTGEDALEHFYKAMNNIMPVLEVKARRIGGANYQVPLEVRPERRQTLAIRWLVQYSRARGEKTMTERLAKELMDAANGQGASVKKREEVHRMAEANKAFAHYRY; translated from the coding sequence GTGCCAAGAAGAGGACACGTGCCTAAACGTGAAGTAATGCCTGACGCAAGATACAATGATGTAGTAGTTACAAAATTAATAAACTCAATCATGCTTGACGGCAAAAAAGGCTTAGCTCAAAGCATAGTTTACGGGGCATTTGATATAGTTGCAGAAAAGACAGGTGAAGACGCTCTTGAACACTTCTACAAGGCTATGAATAACATCATGCCAGTACTAGAAGTTAAGGCAAGACGTATTGGTGGTGCCAACTACCAAGTTCCATTGGAAGTAAGACCTGAAAGAAGACAAACTCTAGCAATAAGATGGCTTGTACAATACTCCAGAGCAAGAGGAGAAAAGACAATGACTGAAAGATTAGCAAAAGAGTTGATGGACGCAGCCAACGGTCAAGGAGCTTCTGTTAAGAAGAGAGAAGAAGTTCATAGAATGGCTGAAGCAAATAAAGCATTTGCACATTATAGATATTAA
- the rpsL gene encoding 30S ribosomal protein S12, with protein sequence MPTINQLIRKGRSKVVYKSKSPALDTTYNSLKKRQSLVNAPQKRGVCVAVKTVTPKKPNSALRKVAKVRLVNGYEVSAYIPGIGHNLQEHSVVLIRGGRVKDLPGVRYHIIRGTLDTAGVENRKQSRSKYGSKKPKEEKK encoded by the coding sequence ATGCCAACGATTAATCAATTGATCAGAAAAGGAAGATCAAAAGTAGTTTACAAATCTAAATCACCAGCTTTAGATACAACTTATAACTCACTTAAGAAGAGACAATCTTTAGTAAATGCTCCACAAAAAAGAGGAGTATGTGTTGCTGTAAAGACAGTTACACCTAAGAAGCCAAACTCTGCCCTAAGAAAAGTTGCTAAAGTTAGACTAGTTAACGGATATGAAGTTTCAGCTTACATTCCAGGAATTGGTCACAACTTACAAGAGCACAGTGTTGTTCTTATAAGAGGTGGAAGAGTAAAAGACCTTCCCGGCGTTCGTTACCACATAATTAGAGGTACACTTGATACTGCCGGAGTTGAAAACAGAAAACAAAGTAGGTCTAAATACGGTTCTAAGAAACCTAAAGAAGAAAAGAAGTAA
- a CDS encoding ribosomal L7Ae/L30e/S12e/Gadd45 family protein: MDTDTLGPSSVVGFKQVIRGLKSDLFKQVFIALDADKDIKSLIEKEASKNSVDVVYINTKEELGKLCGIEINAAAAALLK; encoded by the coding sequence ATGGATACCGACACCTTGGGGCCTAGCAGTGTTGTTGGGTTTAAACAGGTAATAAGAGGGCTAAAATCCGATCTATTCAAACAGGTTTTTATCGCTCTTGATGCAGATAAGGACATTAAGTCACTTATCGAAAAGGAAGCAAGTAAAAACTCTGTTGATGTTGTTTATATAAACACAAAAGAAGAGTTAGGAAAGCTCTGTGGTATTGAAATAAACGCAGCTGCCGCTGCTTTATTAAAATAA
- the rpoC gene encoding DNA-directed RNA polymerase subunit beta', which produces MFELNKFNSIQIGLASSQDIRAWSKGEVKKPETINYRTLKPEAEGLFCEKIFGPVKDWTCHCGKYNKIRYKGMICDKCGVEITRAKVRRERMGHIELASPCTHIWYLKGTPSRIAIVLDVSPKELEHVVYFASYIVMDPGNTGLRYKQILNEQEYSEAVKEFGYGSFDARMGAEAILELLKAIDLDKEAQELNEELEGASTQKKIKVLRKLETIESFRQSGNRPEWMVIEALPVIPPDLRPMVQLDGGRFATSDLNDLYRRVINRNNRLRRLLELSAPEIITRNEKRMLQEAVDALIDNGRRGRAVTGPGNRPLKSLSDMIKGKQGRFRQNLLGKRVDYSGRSVIVVGPKLKFYQCGLPKMMALELFKPFVMRRLVETGKAHNIKSAKRMVERAKSDIWDVLEYVIKDHPVLLNRAPTLHRLGIQAFEPVLVEGKAIKLHPLVCSAYNADFDGDQMAVHLPLSIEAQAEARLLMLSINNILAPKDGKPISIPSQDMVLGCYYMTLDIEGSKGSGHIFQDYDEMIKAYELGLIDLHAKVKVRVKLDEEDRGKLVESTVGRFILNKKIPQDLGFVDRETDPYSLEIDRVVSKKTLGTILDKCYQKHGNIVTSKLLDHIKSTGYKHSTLSAVSISMADVVVPKEKTELIEKAQKEVEKYEKVYREGFMTEEERYEGVINIWNGITDEVTEALMKSLDPLNNIFIMADSGARGSKNQIRQLGGMRGLMASSTGKTVEIPIKSNFREGLSVLEFFLSSHGSRKGLSDIALKTADSGYLTRRLVDVSQDVIVTEDDCHTDEGHTVRTIRDGKEVLEELEERLIGRYAFEDVINPKDGSVIVKKDELIDEKTAHFIQEIGIEEVKVRSVLTCQTKHGVCAKCYGRNLATGTNVNIGESVGIIAAQSIGEPGTQLTMRNFHSGGVANADDITQGLPRVEELFEARKPKGQAQIAQISGIVSINEDDPQQRVVVITDDKEGIAVDHPVNYAARLKVHEGDYIEKGKEITEGNASPQEIMKVLGVEGVEDYIIKEVQRVYRMTGIDINDKHIEIICKQMLKKVRIEAQNDSSFLPGALVNIYDFIHENKKLKEEGKIPAEGKRILLGISKSSLATDSFLSAASFQETTRVLTEAAIRGKKDELVGLKENVIIGKIIPAGTGMLKYRNIKVKEDETVLKKQMEEELKRKRREIDDTDLFKDFDEDEKEPKKTKEDEETSEERNDVSDRAELDKIIKDLLSEEKEKKSSKDK; this is translated from the coding sequence TTGTTCGAATTAAATAAGTTTAACAGTATTCAAATAGGCCTTGCATCAAGCCAAGACATTAGAGCATGGTCTAAGGGAGAAGTTAAAAAACCAGAAACAATAAATTACAGAACATTAAAGCCAGAAGCAGAAGGCTTGTTCTGTGAAAAGATATTTGGACCTGTAAAAGACTGGACTTGTCACTGCGGTAAATACAACAAGATTAGATACAAAGGCATGATATGCGATAAGTGCGGAGTAGAGATTACAAGAGCAAAGGTAAGACGCGAGAGGATGGGACACATCGAGCTTGCAAGTCCATGTACACATATATGGTACCTTAAAGGAACACCTTCAAGGATAGCCATAGTACTTGATGTTTCACCAAAAGAGCTAGAGCACGTTGTATATTTTGCATCATATATAGTTATGGACCCAGGCAATACTGGCCTAAGATACAAACAAATCTTAAATGAACAAGAATATTCAGAAGCTGTAAAAGAATTTGGCTACGGCTCATTCGATGCAAGGATGGGTGCAGAAGCTATACTTGAGCTTTTGAAAGCGATAGACCTAGATAAAGAAGCACAAGAATTAAACGAAGAACTAGAAGGCGCATCCACACAAAAGAAGATAAAAGTTTTAAGAAAGCTTGAAACTATCGAATCATTCAGACAATCAGGCAACAGACCTGAGTGGATGGTTATCGAAGCACTTCCAGTTATACCACCAGACTTAAGACCTATGGTTCAACTAGATGGCGGTAGATTTGCGACAAGCGACTTAAACGATTTATATAGAAGAGTTATCAACAGAAACAACAGACTTAGAAGACTTCTTGAACTATCAGCACCAGAAATCATTACAAGAAACGAAAAGAGAATGCTTCAAGAAGCTGTTGACGCGCTAATTGATAACGGCAGACGCGGAAGAGCAGTAACAGGTCCTGGCAACAGACCACTTAAGTCTCTATCCGACATGATAAAGGGTAAGCAAGGTAGATTTAGACAAAACTTACTAGGTAAGAGAGTTGACTACTCAGGTAGATCTGTAATTGTTGTAGGACCAAAGCTTAAGTTCTACCAATGCGGTCTTCCTAAGATGATGGCGCTAGAACTATTCAAGCCATTTGTTATGAGAAGACTTGTTGAAACAGGCAAGGCTCACAACATTAAGAGCGCTAAGAGGATGGTTGAGAGAGCGAAATCAGATATCTGGGACGTACTTGAATATGTAATCAAGGATCATCCAGTACTACTAAACAGAGCACCGACTCTACACAGACTTGGTATCCAAGCTTTTGAACCAGTCTTAGTAGAAGGTAAGGCTATCAAGCTTCATCCACTAGTATGTTCAGCATATAACGCGGACTTCGACGGTGACCAAATGGCTGTCCATTTGCCACTATCCATAGAAGCACAAGCTGAAGCAAGACTACTAATGCTTTCAATAAACAACATCTTAGCACCAAAGGATGGTAAACCAATTTCAATACCATCACAAGACATGGTACTAGGCTGTTACTATATGACACTTGACATCGAAGGAAGCAAGGGCTCAGGCCACATCTTCCAAGATTATGATGAAATGATAAAAGCTTATGAGCTTGGATTAATCGACTTACATGCAAAAGTTAAAGTTAGAGTAAAACTTGACGAGGAAGACAGAGGTAAACTTGTAGAATCAACTGTTGGTAGATTCATACTTAACAAGAAGATACCTCAAGACCTTGGCTTTGTAGATAGAGAGACTGATCCATACTCACTTGAAATCGATAGAGTTGTTTCAAAGAAGACACTTGGAACTATACTTGACAAGTGCTATCAAAAGCACGGTAACATTGTTACAAGCAAGCTTTTAGACCACATAAAATCAACTGGTTACAAACACTCAACGCTTTCTGCAGTTTCCATCTCTATGGCGGACGTTGTTGTTCCTAAGGAAAAGACTGAGCTTATAGAAAAGGCGCAAAAAGAAGTTGAAAAGTATGAAAAAGTATACAGAGAAGGTTTCATGACTGAAGAAGAAAGATATGAAGGCGTTATCAATATTTGGAACGGCATCACAGATGAAGTTACAGAAGCTTTAATGAAGTCACTAGACCCACTTAACAATATCTTCATCATGGCGGACTCAGGAGCCAGAGGTAGTAAGAACCAAATTCGTCAATTAGGCGGTATGCGTGGTCTGATGGCATCATCAACTGGTAAGACAGTAGAAATCCCTATCAAGTCAAACTTTAGAGAGGGACTATCAGTACTAGAGTTCTTCCTATCATCACACGGTTCCAGAAAGGGTCTATCAGACATCGCCTTAAAGACAGCAGACTCTGGTTACCTAACTAGAAGACTAGTAGACGTTTCTCAAGACGTTATAGTAACAGAAGACGACTGCCATACTGATGAAGGACATACAGTTAGAACTATTAGAGATGGCAAGGAAGTTCTTGAAGAACTAGAAGAAAGATTAATTGGCAGATACGCTTTTGAAGATGTAATTAATCCAAAAGATGGCTCTGTTATAGTTAAGAAAGACGAACTAATAGACGAAAAGACAGCTCATTTCATTCAAGAAATCGGCATAGAAGAAGTTAAAGTAAGAAGCGTTCTTACTTGTCAAACAAAGCATGGCGTTTGCGCTAAATGCTACGGAAGAAACCTTGCAACAGGAACTAACGTTAACATTGGTGAGTCAGTAGGTATCATTGCAGCTCAATCTATAGGCGAGCCAGGTACACAGCTTACAATGAGAAACTTCCACTCTGGTGGGGTTGCCAATGCAGACGATATCACACAAGGTCTTCCAAGAGTTGAAGAACTTTTCGAAGCAAGAAAGCCAAAAGGACAAGCACAAATTGCACAAATTTCAGGTATAGTTTCAATCAATGAAGACGATCCACAACAAAGAGTTGTTGTTATAACAGACGACAAAGAAGGCATCGCGGTTGATCACCCTGTAAACTATGCTGCAAGACTTAAAGTTCACGAAGGCGACTACATCGAAAAAGGTAAAGAAATCACAGAAGGTAACGCATCACCTCAAGAAATTATGAAGGTTCTTGGTGTAGAAGGCGTTGAAGACTATATTATAAAAGAAGTACAAAGAGTATATAGAATGACAGGTATCGATATCAATGACAAGCACATTGAAATCATCTGTAAGCAAATGCTTAAGAAGGTAAGGATAGAAGCACAAAACGATTCGTCCTTCCTACCAGGAGCACTAGTTAATATATACGACTTTATACACGAAAACAAAAAGCTTAAAGAAGAAGGCAAGATTCCTGCAGAAGGTAAAAGAATACTACTTGGTATATCTAAGTCATCACTTGCAACAGATTCATTCTTATCAGCAGCTTCATTCCAAGAGACAACAAGAGTATTAACAGAAGCAGCTATCAGAGGTAAGAAGGACGAGCTAGTAGGACTTAAGGAAAACGTTATCATAGGTAAGATCATACCAGCAGGTACAGGTATGCTTAAATATAGAAACATCAAAGTTAAAGAAGACGAAACAGTTTTAAAGAAGCAAATGGAAGAGGAACTTAAGAGAAAGAGAAGAGAGATAGATGACACTGACTTGTTCAAAGACTTTGATGAAGATGAAAAGGAACCTAAGAAGACTAAAGAAGACGAAGAAACTAGTGAAGAAAGAAACGACGTTTCAGATAGAGCAGAGCTAGATAAGATCATTAAAGACCTACTAAGCGAAGAGAAAGAAAAGAAGTCTTCTAAGGACAAATAG